One Halichoerus grypus chromosome 1, mHalGry1.hap1.1, whole genome shotgun sequence genomic region harbors:
- the ZXDC gene encoding zinc finger protein ZXDC isoform X2, which produces MDLPKLLAAPTARGAQHGGGGGPGRLRRGPGPPPSPGPARRRLLLLRGPEDGGPGPLRGEARAASAAPGPSPPPPEDGGDSFVVLLEVARGAAAEAPGRREVGPGAGASPVPCPQQGPSGAAAAPGSGAALAGTVTINSQDLLVRFDHGVFTLAAAPPQPGQPPRGPPAPPGEEAASPAEGRRGPQGPGSGAPGYRCPEPQCALSFAKKHQLKVHLLTHGSSQGRRPFKCPLDGCGWAFTTSYKLKRHLQSHDKLRPFGCPVGGCGKKFTTVYNLKAHMKGHEQENLFKCEVCSERFPTHAKLSSHQRTHFEPERPYKCDFPGCEKTFITVSALFSHNRAHFREQELFSCSFPGCSKQYDKACRLKIHLRSHTGERPFICDSDSCGWTFTSMSKLLRHKRKHDDDRRFTCPVEGCGKSFTRAEHLKGHSITHLGTKPFECPVEGCCARFSARSSLYIHSKKHLQDVGAPKSRCPVSSCNRLFTSKHSMKAHVVRQHSRRPDLFPQLGAPSSLTHSSELGSPGQSELNNIDLAALFSDAPGDGGSAAGASDEALNSGILTIDVTSVSASLGGNLPANNSSLGPMDPLVLVAHSDIPPSLDSPLVLGTAATVLQQSSFSVDDVQTVSAGALGCLVALPVKNLSPDPQALTSGGHLADTTTTLTSPSPPPGNTSGPELLAPIKVEPDSPPGPGTVRQQERSRGAPRSVFCSPAEKHSPQKDTGLSAGTGNFYLESGGSARTDSRAIQLAKKKKQKGTGSNAGASGSAQRTMKDGKVSPTHFHTSQTGWLCGNLVVPSGGLPGPAPAAGVQCVQVQLLQDDPSGEAASPLVLSPQPSALHPVFAVDLPVYVLQEVLPTAGGAAGPEEVQCAGSTINLRDLQ; this is translated from the exons ATGGACCTTCCGAAGCTGCTTGCCGCCCCGACCGcgcgcggagcccaacatggcggcggcggcggccccggcCGACTCCGTCGAGGCCCGGGGCCACCGCCTAGCCCGGGCCCCGCGCGCCGCCGCCTGCTACTGCTGCGGGGCCCCGAAGATGGCGGGCCGGGGCCGCTGCGCGGGGAGGCCCGGGCGGCGTCGGCGGCCCCGGGgccgagccccccgccccccgaggaCGGTGGCGACTCTTTCGTGGTGCTGCTGGAAGTGGCGCGCGGCGCCGCGGCCGAGGCCCCCGGGCGGCGGGAGGTAGGGCCCGGCGCTGGCGCGAGCCCAGTCCCTTGCCCCCAGCAGGGCCCCAGCGGCGCAGCCGCCGCCCCCGGGTCCGGCGCGGCCCTGGCGGGCACCGTCACCATCAACAGCCAGGACCTGCTGGTGCGCTTCGATCACGGCGTCTTCACGCTGGCCGCCGCGCCGCCGCAGCCCGGCCAGCCTCCCCGGGGCCCGCCCGCGCCGCCGGGCGAGGAGGCCGCGAGCCCGGCTGAGGGCCGCCGCGGTCCCCAGGGCCCCGGCTCTGGTGCCCCGGGCTACCGCTGTCCCGAGCCGCAATGCGCGCTCTCCTTCGCCAAGAAGCACCAGCTCAAGGTGCACCTGCTGACGCACGGTAGCAGCCAGGGCCGGCGGCCCTTCAAGTGCCCCCTGGACGGCTGCGGCTGGGCCTTCACTACCTCCTACAAGCTCAAGCGGCACCTGCAGTCGCACGACAAGCTGCGGCCCTTTGGCTGCCCGGTGGGCGGCTGCGGGAAGAAGTTTACCACCGTGTACAACCTCAAGGCGCACATGAAGGGCCACGAGCAGGAGAACTTGTTCAAGTGCGAGGTGTGCTCCGAACGCTTTCCCACGCACGCCAAACTCAGCTCCCACCAGCGCACCCACTTCGAGCCCGAGCGGCCCTACAAGTGTGACTTTCCCG GCTGCGAGAAGACATTCATCACAGTGAGTGCTCTGTTTTCCCATAACCGAGCTCACTTCAGGGAACAAGAACTCTTTTCTTGCTCCTTTCCTGGGTGCAGCAAACAATATGACAAAGCCTGTCGCCTGAAAATTCACCTGAGAAGTCATACAG gtGAAAGACCTTTTATTTGTGACTCTGACAGTTGTGGCTGGACCTTCACCAGCATGTCTAAACTCCTACGACACAAAAG GAAACATGACGACGACCGGAGGTTTACCTGCCCTGTTGAAGGCTGTGGGAAGTCATTCACGAGAGCAGAGCACCTGAAAGGCCATAGCATCACCCACCTGGGCACAAAGCCATTCGAGTGTCCCGTGGAAG GGTGCTGTGCCAGGTTCTCTGCCCGTAGCAGCCTCTACATTCACTCCAAGAAACACCTGCAGGACGTGGGTGCTCCAAAAAGCCGTTGCCCGGTGTCCAGCTGTAACAGACTCTTCacctccaagcacagcatgaagGCACATGTGGTCCGACAGCATAGCCGGCGCCCAG atcTCTTCCCTCAGCTTGGAGCTCCGAGTTCTCTTACGCACAGCAGTGAGCTTGGCAGCCCAGGCCAAAGTGAGCTCAACAACATAGACCTGGCAGCGCTCTTCTCTGATGCACCCGGTGATGGTGGTAGTGCGGCGGGGGCCTCAGATGAGGCGCTGAACTCTGGAATCCTGACTATTGATGTTACTTCTGTGAGCGCTTCACTCGGAGGGAACCTTCCTGCTAATAATAGTTCCTTGGGGCCCATGGACCCGCTGGTGTTGGTGGCCCACAGTGACATCCCTCCAAGCCTGGATAGCCCTCTTGTTCTTGGCACCGCAGCCACAGTTCTTCAACAGAGCAGCTTCAGTGTGGATGACGTGCAGACTGTAAGCGCAGGAGCATTAGGCTGTCTGGTAGCTCTGCCTGTCAAGAACTTGAGTCCGGACCCACAGGCTTTGACCTCAGGTGGTCATTTAGCAGACACCACCACCACACTGACCTCTCCGAGCCCCCCACCTGGAAACACCAGTGGCCCAGAATTGCTGGCTCCAATCAAAGTGGAACCGGACTCGCCTCCCGGCCCCGGCACCGTGAGGCAGCAAGAACGGAGCCGAGGGGCGCCCAGGTCGGTGTTCTGCAGCCCTGCGGAAAAGCACAGTCCTCAGAAAGACACGGGGCTCAGTGCGGGGACCGGCAACTTTTATTTG GAAAGTGGGGGCTCAGCAAGAACTGATTCCCGAGCCATTCAACtagccaagaaaaaaaagcagaaaggaacTGGGAGCAACGCAG GAGCCTCGGGGTCCGCTCAGAGGACAATGAAAGATGGCAAGGTCAGTCCTACTCACTTCCACACAAGCCAGACTGGCTGGTTGTGTGGGAACCTTGTGGTGCCCAGCGGAGGTCTGCCAGGACCAGCTCCGGCGGCCGGCGTGCAGTGCGTTCAGGTCCAGCTACTGCAG GACGACCCCTCAGGTGAAGCAGCCTCGCCATTGGTTCTCAGCCCGCAGccttctgcccttcaccccgTGTTTGCTGTTGATTTGCCCGTCTATGTCCTCCAG GAGGTGCTTCCTACAGCTGGAGGGGCTGCCGGGCCTGAGGAGGTGCAGTGTGCAGGGAGCACCATCAACCTTCGGGACCTGCAGTGA
- the ZXDC gene encoding zinc finger protein ZXDC isoform X1: protein MDLPKLLAAPTARGAQHGGGGGPGRLRRGPGPPPSPGPARRRLLLLRGPEDGGPGPLRGEARAASAAPGPSPPPPEDGGDSFVVLLEVARGAAAEAPGRREVGPGAGASPVPCPQQGPSGAAAAPGSGAALAGTVTINSQDLLVRFDHGVFTLAAAPPQPGQPPRGPPAPPGEEAASPAEGRRGPQGPGSGAPGYRCPEPQCALSFAKKHQLKVHLLTHGSSQGRRPFKCPLDGCGWAFTTSYKLKRHLQSHDKLRPFGCPVGGCGKKFTTVYNLKAHMKGHEQENLFKCEVCSERFPTHAKLSSHQRTHFEPERPYKCDFPGCEKTFITVSALFSHNRAHFREQELFSCSFPGCSKQYDKACRLKIHLRSHTGERPFICDSDSCGWTFTSMSKLLRHKRKHDDDRRFTCPVEGCGKSFTRAEHLKGHSITHLGTKPFECPVEGCCARFSARSSLYIHSKKHLQDVGAPKSRCPVSSCNRLFTSKHSMKAHVVRQHSRRPDLFPQLGAPSSLTHSSELGSPGQSELNNIDLAALFSDAPGDGGSAAGASDEALNSGILTIDVTSVSASLGGNLPANNSSLGPMDPLVLVAHSDIPPSLDSPLVLGTAATVLQQSSFSVDDVQTVSAGALGCLVALPVKNLSPDPQALTSGGHLADTTTTLTSPSPPPGNTSGPELLAPIKVEPDSPPGPGTVRQQERSRGAPRSVFCSPAEKHSPQKDTGLSAGTGNFYLLCDVGLPRFSEHRWCVVNGLQESGGSARTDSRAIQLAKKKKQKGTGSNAGASGSAQRTMKDGKVSPTHFHTSQTGWLCGNLVVPSGGLPGPAPAAGVQCVQVQLLQDDPSGEAASPLVLSPQPSALHPVFAVDLPVYVLQEVLPTAGGAAGPEEVQCAGSTINLRDLQ, encoded by the exons ATGGACCTTCCGAAGCTGCTTGCCGCCCCGACCGcgcgcggagcccaacatggcggcggcggcggccccggcCGACTCCGTCGAGGCCCGGGGCCACCGCCTAGCCCGGGCCCCGCGCGCCGCCGCCTGCTACTGCTGCGGGGCCCCGAAGATGGCGGGCCGGGGCCGCTGCGCGGGGAGGCCCGGGCGGCGTCGGCGGCCCCGGGgccgagccccccgccccccgaggaCGGTGGCGACTCTTTCGTGGTGCTGCTGGAAGTGGCGCGCGGCGCCGCGGCCGAGGCCCCCGGGCGGCGGGAGGTAGGGCCCGGCGCTGGCGCGAGCCCAGTCCCTTGCCCCCAGCAGGGCCCCAGCGGCGCAGCCGCCGCCCCCGGGTCCGGCGCGGCCCTGGCGGGCACCGTCACCATCAACAGCCAGGACCTGCTGGTGCGCTTCGATCACGGCGTCTTCACGCTGGCCGCCGCGCCGCCGCAGCCCGGCCAGCCTCCCCGGGGCCCGCCCGCGCCGCCGGGCGAGGAGGCCGCGAGCCCGGCTGAGGGCCGCCGCGGTCCCCAGGGCCCCGGCTCTGGTGCCCCGGGCTACCGCTGTCCCGAGCCGCAATGCGCGCTCTCCTTCGCCAAGAAGCACCAGCTCAAGGTGCACCTGCTGACGCACGGTAGCAGCCAGGGCCGGCGGCCCTTCAAGTGCCCCCTGGACGGCTGCGGCTGGGCCTTCACTACCTCCTACAAGCTCAAGCGGCACCTGCAGTCGCACGACAAGCTGCGGCCCTTTGGCTGCCCGGTGGGCGGCTGCGGGAAGAAGTTTACCACCGTGTACAACCTCAAGGCGCACATGAAGGGCCACGAGCAGGAGAACTTGTTCAAGTGCGAGGTGTGCTCCGAACGCTTTCCCACGCACGCCAAACTCAGCTCCCACCAGCGCACCCACTTCGAGCCCGAGCGGCCCTACAAGTGTGACTTTCCCG GCTGCGAGAAGACATTCATCACAGTGAGTGCTCTGTTTTCCCATAACCGAGCTCACTTCAGGGAACAAGAACTCTTTTCTTGCTCCTTTCCTGGGTGCAGCAAACAATATGACAAAGCCTGTCGCCTGAAAATTCACCTGAGAAGTCATACAG gtGAAAGACCTTTTATTTGTGACTCTGACAGTTGTGGCTGGACCTTCACCAGCATGTCTAAACTCCTACGACACAAAAG GAAACATGACGACGACCGGAGGTTTACCTGCCCTGTTGAAGGCTGTGGGAAGTCATTCACGAGAGCAGAGCACCTGAAAGGCCATAGCATCACCCACCTGGGCACAAAGCCATTCGAGTGTCCCGTGGAAG GGTGCTGTGCCAGGTTCTCTGCCCGTAGCAGCCTCTACATTCACTCCAAGAAACACCTGCAGGACGTGGGTGCTCCAAAAAGCCGTTGCCCGGTGTCCAGCTGTAACAGACTCTTCacctccaagcacagcatgaagGCACATGTGGTCCGACAGCATAGCCGGCGCCCAG atcTCTTCCCTCAGCTTGGAGCTCCGAGTTCTCTTACGCACAGCAGTGAGCTTGGCAGCCCAGGCCAAAGTGAGCTCAACAACATAGACCTGGCAGCGCTCTTCTCTGATGCACCCGGTGATGGTGGTAGTGCGGCGGGGGCCTCAGATGAGGCGCTGAACTCTGGAATCCTGACTATTGATGTTACTTCTGTGAGCGCTTCACTCGGAGGGAACCTTCCTGCTAATAATAGTTCCTTGGGGCCCATGGACCCGCTGGTGTTGGTGGCCCACAGTGACATCCCTCCAAGCCTGGATAGCCCTCTTGTTCTTGGCACCGCAGCCACAGTTCTTCAACAGAGCAGCTTCAGTGTGGATGACGTGCAGACTGTAAGCGCAGGAGCATTAGGCTGTCTGGTAGCTCTGCCTGTCAAGAACTTGAGTCCGGACCCACAGGCTTTGACCTCAGGTGGTCATTTAGCAGACACCACCACCACACTGACCTCTCCGAGCCCCCCACCTGGAAACACCAGTGGCCCAGAATTGCTGGCTCCAATCAAAGTGGAACCGGACTCGCCTCCCGGCCCCGGCACCGTGAGGCAGCAAGAACGGAGCCGAGGGGCGCCCAGGTCGGTGTTCTGCAGCCCTGCGGAAAAGCACAGTCCTCAGAAAGACACGGGGCTCAGTGCGGGGACCGGCAACTTTTATTTG CTGTGTGACGTTGGGCTGCCTCGATTCTCTGAGCACAGATGGTGTGTGGTGAATGGGTTACAG GAAAGTGGGGGCTCAGCAAGAACTGATTCCCGAGCCATTCAACtagccaagaaaaaaaagcagaaaggaacTGGGAGCAACGCAG GAGCCTCGGGGTCCGCTCAGAGGACAATGAAAGATGGCAAGGTCAGTCCTACTCACTTCCACACAAGCCAGACTGGCTGGTTGTGTGGGAACCTTGTGGTGCCCAGCGGAGGTCTGCCAGGACCAGCTCCGGCGGCCGGCGTGCAGTGCGTTCAGGTCCAGCTACTGCAG GACGACCCCTCAGGTGAAGCAGCCTCGCCATTGGTTCTCAGCCCGCAGccttctgcccttcaccccgTGTTTGCTGTTGATTTGCCCGTCTATGTCCTCCAG GAGGTGCTTCCTACAGCTGGAGGGGCTGCCGGGCCTGAGGAGGTGCAGTGTGCAGGGAGCACCATCAACCTTCGGGACCTGCAGTGA
- the ZXDC gene encoding zinc finger protein ZXDC isoform X3, translated as MDLPKLLAAPTARGAQHGGGGGPGRLRRGPGPPPSPGPARRRLLLLRGPEDGGPGPLRGEARAASAAPGPSPPPPEDGGDSFVVLLEVARGAAAEAPGRREVGPGAGASPVPCPQQGPSGAAAAPGSGAALAGTVTINSQDLLVRFDHGVFTLAAAPPQPGQPPRGPPAPPGEEAASPAEGRRGPQGPGSGAPGYRCPEPQCALSFAKKHQLKVHLLTHGSSQGRRPFKCPLDGCGWAFTTSYKLKRHLQSHDKLRPFGCPVGGCGKKFTTVYNLKAHMKGHEQENLFKCEVCSERFPTHAKLSSHQRTHFEPERPYKCDFPGCEKTFITVSALFSHNRAHFREQELFSCSFPGCSKQYDKACRLKIHLRSHTGERPFICDSDSCGWTFTSMSKLLRHKRKHDDDRRFTCPVEGCGKSFTRAEHLKGHSITHLGTKPFECPVEGCCARFSARSSLYIHSKKHLQDVGAPKSRCPVSSCNRLFTSKHSMKAHVVRQHSRRPDLFPQLGAPSSLTHSSELGSPGQSELNNIDLAALFSDAPGDGGSAAGASDEALNSGILTIDVTSVSASLGGNLPANNSSLGPMDPLVLVAHSDIPPSLDSPLVLGTAATVLQQSSFSVDDVQTVSAGALGCLVALPVKNLSPDPQALTSGGHLADTTTTLTSPSPPPGNTSGPELLAPIKVEPDSPPGPGTVRQQERSRGAPRSVFCSPAEKHSPQKDTGLSAGTGNFYLLCDVGLPRFSEHRWCVVNGLQESGGSARTDSRAIQLAKKKKQKGTGSNAGASGSAQRTMKDGKVSPTHFHTSQTGWLCGNLVVPSGGLPGPAPAAGVQCVQVQLLQEVLPTAGGAAGPEEVQCAGSTINLRDLQ; from the exons ATGGACCTTCCGAAGCTGCTTGCCGCCCCGACCGcgcgcggagcccaacatggcggcggcggcggccccggcCGACTCCGTCGAGGCCCGGGGCCACCGCCTAGCCCGGGCCCCGCGCGCCGCCGCCTGCTACTGCTGCGGGGCCCCGAAGATGGCGGGCCGGGGCCGCTGCGCGGGGAGGCCCGGGCGGCGTCGGCGGCCCCGGGgccgagccccccgccccccgaggaCGGTGGCGACTCTTTCGTGGTGCTGCTGGAAGTGGCGCGCGGCGCCGCGGCCGAGGCCCCCGGGCGGCGGGAGGTAGGGCCCGGCGCTGGCGCGAGCCCAGTCCCTTGCCCCCAGCAGGGCCCCAGCGGCGCAGCCGCCGCCCCCGGGTCCGGCGCGGCCCTGGCGGGCACCGTCACCATCAACAGCCAGGACCTGCTGGTGCGCTTCGATCACGGCGTCTTCACGCTGGCCGCCGCGCCGCCGCAGCCCGGCCAGCCTCCCCGGGGCCCGCCCGCGCCGCCGGGCGAGGAGGCCGCGAGCCCGGCTGAGGGCCGCCGCGGTCCCCAGGGCCCCGGCTCTGGTGCCCCGGGCTACCGCTGTCCCGAGCCGCAATGCGCGCTCTCCTTCGCCAAGAAGCACCAGCTCAAGGTGCACCTGCTGACGCACGGTAGCAGCCAGGGCCGGCGGCCCTTCAAGTGCCCCCTGGACGGCTGCGGCTGGGCCTTCACTACCTCCTACAAGCTCAAGCGGCACCTGCAGTCGCACGACAAGCTGCGGCCCTTTGGCTGCCCGGTGGGCGGCTGCGGGAAGAAGTTTACCACCGTGTACAACCTCAAGGCGCACATGAAGGGCCACGAGCAGGAGAACTTGTTCAAGTGCGAGGTGTGCTCCGAACGCTTTCCCACGCACGCCAAACTCAGCTCCCACCAGCGCACCCACTTCGAGCCCGAGCGGCCCTACAAGTGTGACTTTCCCG GCTGCGAGAAGACATTCATCACAGTGAGTGCTCTGTTTTCCCATAACCGAGCTCACTTCAGGGAACAAGAACTCTTTTCTTGCTCCTTTCCTGGGTGCAGCAAACAATATGACAAAGCCTGTCGCCTGAAAATTCACCTGAGAAGTCATACAG gtGAAAGACCTTTTATTTGTGACTCTGACAGTTGTGGCTGGACCTTCACCAGCATGTCTAAACTCCTACGACACAAAAG GAAACATGACGACGACCGGAGGTTTACCTGCCCTGTTGAAGGCTGTGGGAAGTCATTCACGAGAGCAGAGCACCTGAAAGGCCATAGCATCACCCACCTGGGCACAAAGCCATTCGAGTGTCCCGTGGAAG GGTGCTGTGCCAGGTTCTCTGCCCGTAGCAGCCTCTACATTCACTCCAAGAAACACCTGCAGGACGTGGGTGCTCCAAAAAGCCGTTGCCCGGTGTCCAGCTGTAACAGACTCTTCacctccaagcacagcatgaagGCACATGTGGTCCGACAGCATAGCCGGCGCCCAG atcTCTTCCCTCAGCTTGGAGCTCCGAGTTCTCTTACGCACAGCAGTGAGCTTGGCAGCCCAGGCCAAAGTGAGCTCAACAACATAGACCTGGCAGCGCTCTTCTCTGATGCACCCGGTGATGGTGGTAGTGCGGCGGGGGCCTCAGATGAGGCGCTGAACTCTGGAATCCTGACTATTGATGTTACTTCTGTGAGCGCTTCACTCGGAGGGAACCTTCCTGCTAATAATAGTTCCTTGGGGCCCATGGACCCGCTGGTGTTGGTGGCCCACAGTGACATCCCTCCAAGCCTGGATAGCCCTCTTGTTCTTGGCACCGCAGCCACAGTTCTTCAACAGAGCAGCTTCAGTGTGGATGACGTGCAGACTGTAAGCGCAGGAGCATTAGGCTGTCTGGTAGCTCTGCCTGTCAAGAACTTGAGTCCGGACCCACAGGCTTTGACCTCAGGTGGTCATTTAGCAGACACCACCACCACACTGACCTCTCCGAGCCCCCCACCTGGAAACACCAGTGGCCCAGAATTGCTGGCTCCAATCAAAGTGGAACCGGACTCGCCTCCCGGCCCCGGCACCGTGAGGCAGCAAGAACGGAGCCGAGGGGCGCCCAGGTCGGTGTTCTGCAGCCCTGCGGAAAAGCACAGTCCTCAGAAAGACACGGGGCTCAGTGCGGGGACCGGCAACTTTTATTTG CTGTGTGACGTTGGGCTGCCTCGATTCTCTGAGCACAGATGGTGTGTGGTGAATGGGTTACAG GAAAGTGGGGGCTCAGCAAGAACTGATTCCCGAGCCATTCAACtagccaagaaaaaaaagcagaaaggaacTGGGAGCAACGCAG GAGCCTCGGGGTCCGCTCAGAGGACAATGAAAGATGGCAAGGTCAGTCCTACTCACTTCCACACAAGCCAGACTGGCTGGTTGTGTGGGAACCTTGTGGTGCCCAGCGGAGGTCTGCCAGGACCAGCTCCGGCGGCCGGCGTGCAGTGCGTTCAGGTCCAGCTACTGCAG GAGGTGCTTCCTACAGCTGGAGGGGCTGCCGGGCCTGAGGAGGTGCAGTGTGCAGGGAGCACCATCAACCTTCGGGACCTGCAGTGA
- the ZXDC gene encoding zinc finger protein ZXDC isoform X6 — protein MDLPKLLAAPTARGAQHGGGGGPGRLRRGPGPPPSPGPARRRLLLLRGPEDGGPGPLRGEARAASAAPGPSPPPPEDGGDSFVVLLEVARGAAAEAPGRREVGPGAGASPVPCPQQGPSGAAAAPGSGAALAGTVTINSQDLLVRFDHGVFTLAAAPPQPGQPPRGPPAPPGEEAASPAEGRRGPQGPGSGAPGYRCPEPQCALSFAKKHQLKVHLLTHGSSQGRRPFKCPLDGCGWAFTTSYKLKRHLQSHDKLRPFGCPVGGCGKKFTTVYNLKAHMKGHEQENLFKCEVCSERFPTHAKLSSHQRTHFEPERPYKCDFPGCEKTFITVSALFSHNRAHFREQELFSCSFPGCSKQYDKACRLKIHLRSHTGERPFICDSDSCGWTFTSMSKLLRHKRKHDDDRRFTCPVEGCGKSFTRAEHLKGHSITHLGTKPFECPVEGCCARFSARSSLYIHSKKHLQDVGAPKSRCPVSSCNRLFTSKHSMKAHVVRQHSRRPDLFPQLGAPSSLTHSSELGSPGQSELNNIDLAALFSDAPGDGGSAAGASDEALNSGILTIDVTSVSASLGGNLPANNSSLGPMDPLVLVAHSDIPPSLDSPLVLGTAATVLQQSSFSVDDVQTVSAGALGCLVALPVKNLSPDPQALTSGGHLADTTTTLTSPSPPPGNTSGPELLAPIKVEPDSPPGPGTVRQQERSRGAPRSVFCSPAEKHSPQKDTGLSAGTGNFYLESGGSARTDSRAIQLAKKKKQKGTGSNAESIFL, from the exons ATGGACCTTCCGAAGCTGCTTGCCGCCCCGACCGcgcgcggagcccaacatggcggcggcggcggccccggcCGACTCCGTCGAGGCCCGGGGCCACCGCCTAGCCCGGGCCCCGCGCGCCGCCGCCTGCTACTGCTGCGGGGCCCCGAAGATGGCGGGCCGGGGCCGCTGCGCGGGGAGGCCCGGGCGGCGTCGGCGGCCCCGGGgccgagccccccgccccccgaggaCGGTGGCGACTCTTTCGTGGTGCTGCTGGAAGTGGCGCGCGGCGCCGCGGCCGAGGCCCCCGGGCGGCGGGAGGTAGGGCCCGGCGCTGGCGCGAGCCCAGTCCCTTGCCCCCAGCAGGGCCCCAGCGGCGCAGCCGCCGCCCCCGGGTCCGGCGCGGCCCTGGCGGGCACCGTCACCATCAACAGCCAGGACCTGCTGGTGCGCTTCGATCACGGCGTCTTCACGCTGGCCGCCGCGCCGCCGCAGCCCGGCCAGCCTCCCCGGGGCCCGCCCGCGCCGCCGGGCGAGGAGGCCGCGAGCCCGGCTGAGGGCCGCCGCGGTCCCCAGGGCCCCGGCTCTGGTGCCCCGGGCTACCGCTGTCCCGAGCCGCAATGCGCGCTCTCCTTCGCCAAGAAGCACCAGCTCAAGGTGCACCTGCTGACGCACGGTAGCAGCCAGGGCCGGCGGCCCTTCAAGTGCCCCCTGGACGGCTGCGGCTGGGCCTTCACTACCTCCTACAAGCTCAAGCGGCACCTGCAGTCGCACGACAAGCTGCGGCCCTTTGGCTGCCCGGTGGGCGGCTGCGGGAAGAAGTTTACCACCGTGTACAACCTCAAGGCGCACATGAAGGGCCACGAGCAGGAGAACTTGTTCAAGTGCGAGGTGTGCTCCGAACGCTTTCCCACGCACGCCAAACTCAGCTCCCACCAGCGCACCCACTTCGAGCCCGAGCGGCCCTACAAGTGTGACTTTCCCG GCTGCGAGAAGACATTCATCACAGTGAGTGCTCTGTTTTCCCATAACCGAGCTCACTTCAGGGAACAAGAACTCTTTTCTTGCTCCTTTCCTGGGTGCAGCAAACAATATGACAAAGCCTGTCGCCTGAAAATTCACCTGAGAAGTCATACAG gtGAAAGACCTTTTATTTGTGACTCTGACAGTTGTGGCTGGACCTTCACCAGCATGTCTAAACTCCTACGACACAAAAG GAAACATGACGACGACCGGAGGTTTACCTGCCCTGTTGAAGGCTGTGGGAAGTCATTCACGAGAGCAGAGCACCTGAAAGGCCATAGCATCACCCACCTGGGCACAAAGCCATTCGAGTGTCCCGTGGAAG GGTGCTGTGCCAGGTTCTCTGCCCGTAGCAGCCTCTACATTCACTCCAAGAAACACCTGCAGGACGTGGGTGCTCCAAAAAGCCGTTGCCCGGTGTCCAGCTGTAACAGACTCTTCacctccaagcacagcatgaagGCACATGTGGTCCGACAGCATAGCCGGCGCCCAG atcTCTTCCCTCAGCTTGGAGCTCCGAGTTCTCTTACGCACAGCAGTGAGCTTGGCAGCCCAGGCCAAAGTGAGCTCAACAACATAGACCTGGCAGCGCTCTTCTCTGATGCACCCGGTGATGGTGGTAGTGCGGCGGGGGCCTCAGATGAGGCGCTGAACTCTGGAATCCTGACTATTGATGTTACTTCTGTGAGCGCTTCACTCGGAGGGAACCTTCCTGCTAATAATAGTTCCTTGGGGCCCATGGACCCGCTGGTGTTGGTGGCCCACAGTGACATCCCTCCAAGCCTGGATAGCCCTCTTGTTCTTGGCACCGCAGCCACAGTTCTTCAACAGAGCAGCTTCAGTGTGGATGACGTGCAGACTGTAAGCGCAGGAGCATTAGGCTGTCTGGTAGCTCTGCCTGTCAAGAACTTGAGTCCGGACCCACAGGCTTTGACCTCAGGTGGTCATTTAGCAGACACCACCACCACACTGACCTCTCCGAGCCCCCCACCTGGAAACACCAGTGGCCCAGAATTGCTGGCTCCAATCAAAGTGGAACCGGACTCGCCTCCCGGCCCCGGCACCGTGAGGCAGCAAGAACGGAGCCGAGGGGCGCCCAGGTCGGTGTTCTGCAGCCCTGCGGAAAAGCACAGTCCTCAGAAAGACACGGGGCTCAGTGCGGGGACCGGCAACTTTTATTTG GAAAGTGGGGGCTCAGCAAGAACTGATTCCCGAGCCATTCAACtagccaagaaaaaaaagcagaaaggaacTGGGAGCAACGCAG aaagcatatttttatga